From a region of the Lactuca sativa cultivar Salinas chromosome 4, Lsat_Salinas_v11, whole genome shotgun sequence genome:
- the LOC111921509 gene encoding BTB/POZ domain-containing protein SR1IP1-like, which produces MKKTSDWILSHEIPSDVTVHIGGASFSLHKFPLVSKCGYIRKILSNHKDSNILVIEIPDVPGGPEGFELAAKFCYGINYEFSTKNISLVRCVSEFLEMTEDYAIGNLVKRSEAYLNEVALKTLSGAITILQSSINLLPMAEKVKLITRCIDTIAYIVTKESEFCLGDLASSSSNLKAIVDWRAEDLIVLRIDVFQRVLLAMISRGFKQYALGPILMLYAQKCLQGLEALGKEKKKIDSKQEHEMRIVLETIVSLLPRERNTISVSSLSMLLRAAIYLETTMACKLDLEKRMGLQLGQAVLDDILIPSFNFDGDILFDVDTVQRIMMNYLEYELESTNIQENDMEKVGKLMESYLAEIASDRNLSLSKFMDFAEHVPEQAKVSDDGIYRAIDIYLKSHPTLSDMERKKVCSLMDCEKLSREACAHAAQNDRLPVQTVVQVLFSEQQRLRGTMGGDGLITVEPTTNKPSSHELSWLIKENQDLKFELLNMKIKLKEVERWTSDREKTGVSSPGRATRYSADKPLFPRKSFLNSVSKKLGKVMPLLRVDGVVPMSTRGRNKPSKDRRHSMS; this is translated from the exons ATGAAGAAAACTAGTGATTG GATTCTCTCCCATGAGATCCCAAGTGATGTTACAGTTCACATTGGAGGTGCTTCTTTTTCATTACACAAG TTTCCATTGGTGTCAAAGTGTGGTTACATAAGAAAAATATTATCAAACCACAAAGATTCTAATATTTTAGTAATTGAAATCCCTGATGTCCCTGGAGGCCCTGAAGGATTTGAACTTGCAGCAAAGTTTTGTTATGGAATAAATTATGAATTTTCAACAAAAAACATATCCTTAGTGAGATGTGTTTCGGAGTTTCTTGAAATGACAGAAGATTATGCAATTGGAAACCTTGTAAAGAGATCCGAAGCCTATTTAAATGAAGTAGCACTTAAAACATTAAGTGGTGCTATTACCATTTtgcaatcatcaataaatttGTTACCAATGGCTGAAAAGGTGAAGTTAATTACTCGGTGTATTGATACTATTGCATATATAGTGACCAAAGAAAGTGAGTTTTGCTTGGGTGATTTGGCTTCCTCTTCATCAAATCTGAAAGCTATAGTTGATTGGAGGGCTGAAGATTTAATTGTTCTTAGAATAGATGTATTTCAAAGGGTTCTTCTTGCAATGATATCAAGGGGATTTAAACAATATGCACTTGGTCCGATTCTAATGCTCTATGCTCAGAAATGTCTTCAAGGTTTG GAGGCTCTCGGAAAGGAGAAGAAAAAAATCGACTCAAAACAAGAACACGAAATGAGGATAGTTCTAGAAACAATAGTAAGCCTCCTACCAAGAGAAAGAAACACAATTTCGGTCAGCTCTCTTTCAATGTTACTTCGGGCAGCCATATACCTTGAAACAACAATGGCATGTAAGCTAGACTTAGAAAAACGAATGGGCTTACAACTCGGGCAGGCAGTCTTGGATGACATACTAATTCCATCTTTTAATTTTGATGGTGACATATTGTTTGATGTGGATACTGTCCAAAGAATCATGATGAATTACCTTGAATATGAATTAGAATCTACAAATATCCAAGAAAATGACATGGAAAAAGTTGGAAAATTAATGGAAAGTTATCTTGCTGAAATAGCTTCTGATAGGAATTTATCACTGTCCAAATTTATGGATTTTGCTGAACATGTTCCAGAACAAGCTAAGGTATCAGATGATGGAATTTATAGAGCCATTGATATTTACTTGAAG TCTCATCCAACGTTAAGTGATATGGAAAGAAAGAAAGTTTGCAGCTTGATGGACTGTGAAAAGCTTTCACGTGAAGCATGTGCACATGCTGCCCAAAATGATAGGCTTCCAGTGCAAACTGTGGTTCAGGTTCTTTTCTCTGAACAACAACGGTTAAGAGGCACCATGGGTGGTGATGGCCTAATAACAGTTGAACCCACCACCAACAAGCCATCATCTCATGAGCTTTCATGGCTGATAAAAGAAAACCAGGACCTGAAATTTGagcttttaaatatgaaaataaaGTTGAAAGAAGTGGAAAGATGGACTAGTGATCGCGAGAAAACTGGAGTCAGCAGCCCGGGTCGTGCTACTCGTTATTCTGCTGATAAGCCACTATTTCCTCGGAAATCGTTTTTAAATTCTGTATCGAAAAAGTTGGGGAAGGTTATGCCGCTTCTACGTGTTGATGGGGTTGTACCTATGAGTACAAGAGGCAGGAATAAACCAAGTAAAGACCGAAGACATTCAATGTCTTGA
- the LOC111921517 gene encoding uncharacterized protein LOC111921517, which translates to MDPNQNTPPIPNTQNTPSDYQAYMQLLNSPIQQQPLFTNIPYNSQFLQQQRPQQQFTQPQFIPQFQAFQQQASPQFQTQSSQVPLTQSQTVNLDNNDEMVQETPQSSRRRQARGKGKKKATTWTGEEEALAKAWIFISCDSRRGNAQSEKSFWNRVVDHFHALLGRKTDLSYDAVNGKWRDLCAICTKFNGIFENLKNMHKSGSNDFNVLSTACYQFKLTNNGKPFGHQKAWEVCRQGPKRVLNPETSHSDSTTGSNKRTRTS; encoded by the coding sequence ATGGATCCCAACCAAAATACTCCACCCATTCcaaacacccaaaacactccTAGTGATTATCAAGCTTATATGCAATTGTTGAATTCTCCAATTCAACAACAACCTTTATTCACTAACATTCCCTACAACTCACAGTTCTTACAACAACAACGACCACAACAACAATTTACCCAACCTCAATTCATTCCCCAATTCCAAGCTTTTCAACAACAAGCTTCTCCACAATTCCAAACTCAATCATCTCAAGTCCCATTAACTCAATCCCAAACCGTCAACCTCGACAACAACGATGAGATGGTCCAAGAAACACCACAATCATCTCGAAGAAGGCAAGCAAGAGGAAAAGGGAAAAAGAAAGCAACGACTTGGACTGGAGAAGAAGAAGCTTTAGCAAAAGCTTGGATTTTCATATCTTGTGATTCGAGGCGAGGCAACGCGCAATCTGAAAAAAGTTTTTGGAATCGTGTTGTGGACCACTTTCACGCGCTTCTTGGAAGAAAAACGGATCTGTCCTACGACGCGGTCAACGGAAAATGGCGTGATCTTTGCGCGATTTGCACAAAGTTTAATGGCAtatttgaaaatctaaaaaaTATGCATAAAAGTGGTTCTAACGATTTCAACGTTTTATCTACCGCGTGCTACCAATTCAAACTGACCAACAACGGTAAACCATTTGGTCACCAAAAAGCATGGGAAGTGTGCCGTCAAGGTCCAAAACGGGTCCTTAATCCAGAGACATCGCATTCAGACTCGACCACCGGCTCCAACAAAAGAACAAGAACTTCTTAA